A genome region from Pseudomonas helmanticensis includes the following:
- a CDS encoding polyamine ABC transporter substrate-binding protein — protein MRIHRLSLAIALAATTASACADETVNISNWNSYIAPDTLANFTQATGIKTTYDIHDSNEVLESKLMTGNTGYDVVSPSNHFLSRLIKAGAIQKLDKSQLPNWKNLDPVLMQKLEVNDPGNQYGYPYMWGTAGIGYNVEKIKAIFGNTDVTHSWKMFFAEENIKKLSQCGVAIIDNPTQVLPITLNYLGLPPHSHEPDDYKKAEQALLKIRPYIQYFHASKYISDLANGNVCAVIGFNGDIVQAAASAKEAKNGIDIAYSIPDEGTTLWFDMLVMPKSAPHEHNGYAYMNYLLEPKVIANISNSIHYANPNAAANEFLNPDVKEDAAIYPPKSVMEKLFTVEELPAKIARLSTRLWTKLKTNT, from the coding sequence ATGCGCATCCACCGACTTTCTCTGGCAATCGCCCTCGCCGCAACGACAGCGAGCGCTTGCGCCGACGAAACCGTGAACATCTCCAACTGGAACAGCTACATCGCCCCTGACACGTTGGCCAATTTCACCCAGGCCACCGGCATCAAGACCACTTATGACATCCACGACAGCAACGAAGTGCTGGAGTCGAAGTTGATGACCGGCAACACCGGCTACGACGTGGTCAGCCCGTCGAACCATTTTCTCTCGCGGTTGATCAAGGCCGGAGCGATCCAGAAACTCGACAAGTCGCAGTTACCCAACTGGAAAAACCTCGATCCGGTATTGATGCAGAAACTTGAAGTGAACGACCCCGGCAACCAGTACGGCTATCCGTATATGTGGGGCACTGCCGGCATCGGCTACAACGTCGAGAAGATCAAGGCGATCTTCGGCAACACCGATGTCACGCATTCCTGGAAGATGTTTTTCGCCGAAGAAAACATCAAGAAACTCAGCCAGTGCGGCGTTGCGATCATTGACAACCCGACGCAGGTGTTGCCGATCACCCTTAATTATCTCGGCTTGCCGCCGCACAGCCACGAACCGGACGATTACAAAAAGGCCGAACAGGCATTGCTGAAGATCCGTCCGTACATTCAGTACTTCCACGCCTCGAAATACATCAGCGACCTGGCCAACGGCAACGTCTGTGCGGTGATTGGTTTCAACGGCGACATCGTTCAGGCAGCGGCGAGCGCCAAGGAAGCGAAAAACGGCATCGACATCGCTTATTCGATTCCCGACGAAGGCACGACCTTGTGGTTCGACATGCTGGTGATGCCAAAAAGCGCACCGCATGAGCACAATGGCTACGCCTATATGAATTACCTGCTTGAACCGAAAGTGATCGCCAACATCAGCAACAGCATTCACTACGCCAACCCTAACGCGGCGGCCAATGAGTTCCTCAACCCGGACGTGAAGGAGGACGCGGCGATCTACCCGCCGAAAAGCGTGATGGAGAAACTGTTCACCGTGGAAGAATTGCCGGCGAAGATCGCACGCCTGTCGACGCGGTTGTGGACCAAGCTGAAAACCAATACCTGA
- a CDS encoding LysR substrate-binding domain-containing protein — protein sequence MDKIRHVPSLQALQALVEVARCGSFTSAAQSLCLTQSAVSRQIQQLENHFNVPLFIRTSRSLRLTTEGEQVLASARSILDQLKTLEERLAPQKRPLRIRMHVSLAVRWLLPKLSDFYLRHPEVSLAIETVATEVVEPASDSDAYIVYLPQPSSDPDCLTLFEETLVPVCSPNLADAPRSVEELRRFPLLHRSADRQAWIEWLAANEGKPLEEYRHIPFNLDELALDAAARGLGVAVTDMTLAAESIERGLLVVPFGEPLRTGGVYALCLQPEAASHPACALVMQWFANQATTKIPL from the coding sequence ATGGATAAAATCCGCCACGTGCCCTCACTGCAAGCCCTGCAAGCCTTGGTCGAAGTCGCCCGCTGCGGCAGTTTTACCAGCGCGGCACAAAGCCTTTGCCTGACGCAAAGCGCGGTAAGCCGGCAGATCCAGCAACTGGAAAATCACTTCAATGTGCCATTGTTCATCCGCACCAGTCGCAGCCTGCGCCTGACCACGGAAGGCGAACAGGTACTGGCCAGCGCCCGCAGCATCCTTGACCAACTGAAAACCCTGGAAGAACGCCTCGCCCCGCAAAAGCGCCCGTTGCGCATTCGCATGCATGTGTCGCTCGCGGTGCGCTGGCTGCTGCCGAAACTCAGCGACTTTTACCTGCGCCATCCCGAGGTGTCACTGGCGATTGAAACCGTCGCCACCGAGGTGGTCGAGCCGGCGAGCGACAGTGACGCCTACATCGTCTATCTGCCGCAGCCGTCCAGCGATCCCGATTGCCTGACGCTGTTCGAAGAAACGCTGGTGCCGGTGTGTTCACCGAACCTGGCAGACGCGCCTCGATCGGTGGAAGAACTGCGGCGCTTTCCATTACTGCATCGCTCGGCGGATCGTCAGGCATGGATCGAATGGCTGGCAGCAAACGAGGGAAAACCGCTGGAGGAATACCGGCACATCCCGTTCAACCTCGATGAGCTGGCTCTGGATGCGGCGGCGCGGGGATTGGGCGTGGCGGTGACGGACATGACCTTGGCGGCGGAGTCGATCGAACGCGGTTTGCTGGTCGTGCCATTCGGTGAACCGCTGCGCACTGGCGGCGTTTATGCGTTGTGCCTGCAACCGGAAGCTGCATCGCATCCGGCCTGCGCGCTGGTCATGCAATGGTTTGCCAACCAAGCCACAACCAAAATCCCCCTGTAG
- a CDS encoding chorismate mutase, producing MPHVRHLLSCSLLALLASGAHAATAAAPPESLKPLLETLNERLNTGDLVALTKWDSGKPIQDSPREAQVIANARTLAAERKLDAEDVAQLIGAQMEANKLVQYGLLAQWQAAGAAPDTPRPDLGQQIRPRLDELQTRLLQQYAAFLPYRQDPNCPAWLAKARSGLTKDALHELALTRATGELCIRAKAP from the coding sequence ATGCCCCACGTTCGCCACCTGCTGAGCTGCTCCCTCCTCGCTTTATTGGCCAGCGGTGCGCACGCCGCCACCGCCGCAGCGCCCCCGGAATCGTTAAAGCCGTTGCTGGAAACCCTGAACGAACGCCTGAACACCGGCGACCTCGTTGCGCTGACTAAATGGGACAGCGGCAAACCCATCCAGGACAGCCCGCGCGAGGCGCAGGTCATCGCCAATGCGCGCACGCTGGCCGCCGAGCGCAAGCTCGACGCGGAGGATGTCGCGCAGTTGATCGGGGCGCAGATGGAGGCAAATAAACTGGTGCAGTACGGTCTGCTCGCACAATGGCAGGCGGCCGGTGCCGCACCGGATACGCCGCGCCCGGATCTCGGTCAGCAGATTCGTCCACGGCTCGACGAATTGCAAACCCGGCTGCTGCAGCAATACGCCGCTTTCCTACCGTATCGCCAAGACCCGAACTGCCCGGCGTGGCTGGCCAAGGCACGCAGCGGCCTGACCAAGGATGCGTTGCATGAACTGGCGCTGACGCGTGCCACCGGTGAGTTGTGTATTCGCGCGAAGGCCCCGTAA
- a CDS encoding c-type cytochrome: protein MKNTASLFLTLMFSAGLFSSIAQAAGDPEAGAKIFPRLCGGCHQVGESARPGFGPQLNGIFGRPAGTSANYVYSEAMKNSGVTWDRDTLTAYLKDPKGVVPGTRMIFWGLSDEEKLDNLLAYLQTFPAQL, encoded by the coding sequence ATGAAAAACACCGCGTCACTGTTCCTTACCCTGATGTTCAGCGCAGGCCTGTTCAGCAGCATCGCCCAGGCTGCGGGCGATCCCGAAGCCGGTGCGAAAATCTTCCCGCGCCTGTGCGGCGGCTGCCATCAGGTCGGCGAATCCGCGCGTCCGGGGTTCGGCCCGCAACTCAACGGCATCTTCGGCCGACCCGCCGGCACATCGGCGAACTACGTGTATTCCGAGGCGATGAAAAATTCCGGGGTGACCTGGGACCGGGACACGCTGACGGCCTATCTGAAAGATCCCAAAGGCGTGGTGCCGGGCACGCGCATGATTTTCTGGGGCCTCAGCGACGAAGAGAAACTCGATAATCTGTTGGCCTATCTGCAAACCTTCCCGGCACAACTGTAG
- a CDS encoding sensor domain-containing diguanylate cyclase: MFKASLRSHLTLWFAGLSLLTLLSVGFYVGHIATEQMKQASGNALLNTARSAAALLGEQLRERQLEVYLLSRAPHLERGDLDNPAILKSMQLRTQARAEYAWMGVTDAEGQVHQAVNGLLVGQSVQQRPWFQAGLRGEYTGDPHEAVLLAKLLPGLPNGEPLRFIDFAAPIRNADGQVIGVLGAHAHWNWVTHIVESATFSHKSSAPDIEALIIDHDGKVLYPEALMGQQLPVSDAKSPGWTVGNGYLTSMVTVPTPSSTQLSWSIAVRQPLETALQPARLLLYKLLIAGVLAAVVFGLVAYYLALYLSRPIEQLARSAKQVQDNQPGAHFPLQHPVREIAQLGQSIDAMTQSLLGKERELQEANASLEATVAQRTAALTQANAELLSLATHDALSGVYNRRRFDEKISEYTLLSRRTGRPFALLLIDADHFKRINDTYGHAIGDEVLQQLAQLIESSLRTTDFVARYGGEEFAVLLPEIAQPDTPEVVAEKIRTAIAAAHFPEVGHVTVSIGVALADPADNSHTALIKRADQQLYQAKAAGRNQVASHNTTPTSTSTSTTL; this comes from the coding sequence ATGTTCAAAGCCAGTCTGCGTAGCCATCTCACCCTTTGGTTTGCCGGTTTGTCCCTGCTGACGTTGTTGAGCGTGGGCTTCTATGTCGGCCATATCGCCACCGAACAGATGAAGCAGGCCAGCGGCAATGCGTTGCTCAATACCGCGCGCTCGGCAGCGGCGTTGCTCGGCGAACAATTGCGTGAGCGGCAGCTGGAGGTTTATCTGCTCAGCCGCGCGCCACATCTTGAGCGCGGCGATCTGGATAACCCGGCGATTCTCAAGTCGATGCAATTGCGCACGCAGGCCCGCGCCGAATATGCGTGGATGGGCGTGACCGATGCCGAAGGCCAGGTGCATCAAGCGGTGAACGGTTTGCTGGTCGGTCAATCGGTGCAGCAGCGCCCATGGTTCCAGGCCGGACTGCGTGGCGAATACACCGGCGATCCGCACGAAGCCGTGTTGTTGGCCAAACTGCTGCCGGGTTTGCCGAATGGCGAACCCCTGCGTTTTATCGATTTCGCCGCACCGATTCGTAACGCCGACGGCCAGGTTATTGGCGTACTGGGCGCGCACGCGCACTGGAACTGGGTCACGCACATTGTCGAATCGGCGACGTTTTCGCATAAGAGTTCGGCGCCGGATATCGAGGCGTTGATCATCGATCACGACGGTAAAGTGCTGTACCCCGAGGCCTTGATGGGCCAGCAATTACCGGTGAGTGATGCAAAGTCGCCGGGCTGGACGGTGGGCAACGGTTATCTGACCAGCATGGTCACCGTGCCGACTCCGTCAAGCACGCAATTGTCCTGGTCGATTGCCGTGCGCCAGCCACTGGAAACCGCGCTGCAACCGGCGCGTCTGCTGCTGTATAAGTTGCTGATCGCCGGTGTCTTGGCGGCTGTGGTGTTCGGCCTCGTTGCCTATTATCTGGCGCTGTACCTGAGCCGGCCGATCGAGCAGCTCGCGCGCTCGGCCAAGCAGGTGCAGGACAACCAGCCCGGCGCGCATTTCCCGTTGCAGCATCCGGTGCGGGAAATTGCCCAGCTCGGCCAATCCATCGATGCGATGACGCAATCGCTGCTCGGCAAGGAGCGCGAGTTGCAGGAAGCCAATGCTTCGCTGGAGGCGACCGTGGCGCAGCGCACCGCCGCACTGACTCAGGCCAACGCCGAACTGTTGAGCCTGGCAACGCACGATGCCTTGAGCGGCGTCTACAACCGCCGGCGTTTCGACGAAAAGATCAGCGAATACACGCTGCTGTCGCGCCGGACCGGGCGCCCGTTTGCCCTGCTGTTGATCGATGCCGACCATTTCAAACGCATCAATGACACGTACGGCCATGCCATCGGCGATGAGGTTTTGCAGCAGTTGGCGCAATTGATTGAGAGCAGCCTGCGCACCACCGATTTCGTCGCCCGTTACGGCGGCGAAGAGTTCGCGGTGCTGCTGCCGGAAATTGCCCAGCCCGATACCCCTGAAGTGGTCGCCGAGAAGATTCGCACGGCGATTGCGGCGGCGCACTTCCCGGAGGTCGGGCATGTGACGGTGAGTATCGGCGTCGCTCTGGCGGACCCGGCAGACAACAGCCACACGGCGCTGATCAAACGCGCCGATCAACAGCTGTATCAGGCAAAAGCGGCGGGCCGCAATCAAGTCGCCAGCCACAACACCACGCCCACATCCACATCCACATCCACGACCCTGTAG
- a CDS encoding phage infection protein: MKRQTLLSIAFSVFAVNAFAATPAHTMIAEGGSDKLIESRVAEGGSDRLLERRVAEGGSDRLLERRVAEGGSDRLLERRVAEGGSDRLLERRVAEGGSDRLLERRVAEGGSDRLLERRVAEGGSDRLLERRVAEGGSDRLLERRVA; this comes from the coding sequence ATGAAACGCCAAACCCTTCTCAGCATCGCTTTCTCGGTTTTCGCAGTTAACGCTTTTGCCGCTACCCCGGCCCACACCATGATCGCCGAAGGCGGTTCGGACAAGCTGATTGAAAGTCGTGTTGCAGAAGGTGGCTCCGACCGTCTGCTCGAACGCCGCGTTGCCGAAGGTGGCTCCGACCGTCTGCTCGAACGCCGCGTTGCTGAAGGTGGCTCTGATCGTCTGCTCGAACGCCGTGTTGCTGAAGGTGGCTCTGATCGTCTGCTCGAACGCCGTGTTGCTGAAGGTGGCTCCGACCGTCTGCTCGAACGCCGTGTTGCTGAAGGTGGCTCTGATCGTCTGCTCGAACGCCGTGTTGCTGAAGGTGGCTCCGATCGTCTGCTCGAACGCCGTGTTGCCGAAGGCGGCTCTGATCGTCTGCTCGAACGCCGTGTTGCCTGA
- a CDS encoding PLP-dependent aminotransferase family protein — MPRSRYKTLVDTFAADIRSGQLAPGTRLPTHRQLATQEGLALVTASRVYAELEAMGLVSGETGRGTFVRETSLAPGQGIDQKDVAVGMIDLNFNYPSLPGQADLLRTALRQLALSGDLEALLRYQPHAGRSHERASVARHLLSRGVNVDAEQVLIVNGAQQGLAVTLMALLKPGDVIAADALTYSGFKVLAEALHLEVVAIPINDQGPDLAALDKLCHSRSVRAVYSMPTLHNPLGWVMPLAQREQLVAIARRHDLILIEDAAYAFLVDNPPAALIDLAPERTLYVSGLSKNIATGLRVGFIAAPAQKVPALERIIRATTWNTPGVMTAIACGWLDDGTVTALEEQKRNDARARQALAAKLLKGLKVIGHPASYFVWLPLPEDVRADQIVVELMHAQISVTSAEPFSVSAHVPHAIRLALGSVDMEVLRQALITVRKVIGAYL, encoded by the coding sequence ATGCCGCGCTCCCGCTACAAGACCCTCGTTGACACCTTTGCGGCAGATATTCGTTCGGGGCAACTGGCGCCAGGAACGCGCTTGCCGACGCATCGCCAATTGGCCACGCAGGAGGGCCTGGCGCTGGTCACCGCTTCCCGGGTTTACGCCGAGCTGGAAGCGATGGGCCTGGTCAGCGGCGAAACCGGGCGCGGCACCTTCGTGCGCGAAACGTCGCTGGCGCCGGGGCAGGGCATCGATCAGAAAGACGTGGCGGTCGGCATGATCGACCTCAATTTCAATTACCCGTCATTGCCCGGTCAGGCCGACCTGTTGCGCACGGCGTTGCGCCAACTGGCGTTGTCCGGTGACCTCGAAGCCTTGTTGCGTTATCAACCGCATGCCGGCCGCTCGCACGAGCGCGCCTCGGTGGCGCGCCATCTGCTGAGCCGTGGCGTCAACGTCGACGCCGAGCAGGTGCTGATCGTCAACGGCGCCCAGCAAGGGTTGGCGGTAACGCTGATGGCGCTGCTCAAGCCTGGCGATGTGATTGCGGCGGATGCGCTGACTTATTCCGGGTTCAAGGTGCTGGCCGAAGCGCTGCATCTGGAAGTCGTGGCGATCCCGATCAACGATCAGGGACCGGATCTCGCCGCGCTGGACAAGCTCTGCCACAGTCGCTCGGTACGTGCCGTCTACAGCATGCCGACGCTGCACAATCCGTTGGGTTGGGTGATGCCATTGGCGCAACGCGAGCAACTGGTGGCGATTGCCCGTCGGCATGATCTGATCCTCATTGAGGACGCGGCCTACGCGTTTCTGGTCGACAACCCGCCAGCCGCGCTGATCGACCTGGCACCGGAGCGCACCCTGTACGTCTCGGGGCTGTCGAAAAACATCGCCACCGGCCTGCGCGTCGGCTTCATCGCCGCGCCGGCGCAGAAGGTGCCGGCGCTGGAGCGGATCATTCGTGCCACGACCTGGAACACCCCAGGTGTGATGACGGCGATCGCTTGCGGCTGGCTGGATGACGGCACTGTCACCGCGCTCGAAGAGCAAAAGCGCAACGACGCCAGGGCGCGGCAGGCGTTGGCTGCAAAACTGCTGAAAGGATTGAAAGTCATCGGCCATCCGGCCTCGTACTTCGTGTGGCTGCCGCTCCCGGAAGACGTGCGTGCTGATCAGATCGTCGTCGAGTTGATGCACGCACAGATTTCGGTGACCAGCGCCGAACCGTTTTCAGTGTCGGCGCATGTGCCGCATGCGATACGTCTGGCGCTGGGCTCGGTGGACATGGAGGTTTTACGTCAGGCGTTGATCACGGTCAGAAAAGTCATCGGCGCTTATTTGTAA
- a CDS encoding YceI family protein, which produces MSLRLLPAAAFVLCAIPAAQAVEYTRVNTHASQISFTYNQMGSRMYGTFGKFEATLDFDSEHLDRAHTTLHIDLASIDAGSEDANTELVKPAWFDTEKFPMAVFESSHFTEVAQNRYLIAGQLTLKGITREVQVPVELKPDNAIGIFDGELLLKRDEFGLGAGEWADTVVSKDIAIKFKVVAPQQ; this is translated from the coding sequence ATGTCGTTGCGATTGCTGCCAGCCGCTGCGTTTGTCCTGTGCGCCATTCCCGCTGCGCAAGCCGTCGAATACACACGGGTCAACACCCACGCCAGTCAGATCAGCTTCACCTACAACCAGATGGGTTCGCGGATGTACGGCACCTTCGGCAAGTTCGAGGCGACGCTGGATTTCGACAGCGAGCATCTCGACCGCGCCCACACCACCTTGCACATCGATCTGGCGAGCATCGATGCCGGTAGCGAGGATGCCAATACCGAACTGGTGAAACCGGCGTGGTTCGACACGGAAAAATTCCCCATGGCCGTGTTCGAATCGAGCCACTTCACCGAGGTCGCGCAAAACCGCTACCTGATTGCCGGCCAACTGACCCTCAAAGGCATTACCCGCGAGGTGCAAGTGCCGGTGGAATTGAAACCGGACAACGCGATCGGCATCTTTGACGGCGAACTGTTGCTCAAACGCGACGAGTTCGGCCTCGGCGCGGGGGAGTGGGCGGACACCGTGGTGTCCAAGGACATCGCGATCAAGTTCAAGGTGGTGGCGCCACAGCAGTGA
- a CDS encoding acyltransferase family protein, which produces MGAFRLLLAVLVAVSHMGVTFSGLNPGVVAVISFLIISGFVMTSLIERNYSSTGKIASFYLDRALRLYPQFLFYFIASCIVVHVLMPGSAPDLELTVPRVAASLSMVPLGFYMFGVSSLWILPPAWSLGLEMCFYLVIPFLLIFKWRGAAFALSVGVFVLACFGYINTDYYGYRLLPGVLFMFLCGSYLYKANSRGMAVVAATTIGAGLLFAAIMAGVIERQPYNAEVTLGTALGIPAVYWLSRLKYHRVDEFLGNLSYGVFLNHFVLIYALHGFWSGTYDAAIILGVLLVAFSLSYLTYYCIERPALKLRHRLRAGVRAGATETRSAEALL; this is translated from the coding sequence ATGGGGGCTTTTCGACTGCTGTTGGCGGTGCTGGTTGCCGTTTCGCATATGGGCGTAACGTTCTCCGGGCTCAATCCCGGTGTGGTGGCGGTGATTTCTTTTCTGATCATCAGCGGTTTCGTCATGACTTCGCTGATCGAGCGTAACTACAGCTCGACCGGTAAAATCGCCTCGTTCTATCTCGACCGGGCCTTGCGCCTGTATCCGCAGTTTTTGTTCTACTTCATCGCGTCGTGCATCGTCGTGCACGTGCTGATGCCCGGTTCGGCGCCTGACCTCGAACTGACGGTGCCGCGCGTGGCCGCGAGCCTGTCCATGGTGCCGCTGGGTTTCTATATGTTCGGGGTTTCGAGCCTGTGGATTCTGCCGCCCGCGTGGTCGCTGGGGCTGGAGATGTGTTTTTACCTGGTGATTCCCTTTCTGCTTATCTTCAAGTGGCGCGGCGCGGCGTTCGCCTTGTCTGTCGGCGTATTTGTGCTGGCGTGTTTCGGCTACATCAACACCGATTACTACGGCTATCGCTTGTTGCCGGGCGTTCTGTTCATGTTTCTGTGCGGCAGCTATCTGTACAAAGCCAACAGCAGAGGAATGGCAGTGGTGGCCGCGACAACGATCGGCGCAGGGTTGCTGTTCGCGGCGATCATGGCGGGCGTGATCGAGCGTCAGCCCTACAACGCCGAGGTGACGTTGGGCACCGCATTGGGAATTCCAGCGGTGTATTGGCTGAGCCGGCTCAAGTATCACCGGGTCGACGAGTTTCTCGGCAACCTCAGTTATGGCGTGTTTCTCAATCACTTTGTGCTGATTTACGCGCTGCACGGTTTCTGGTCGGGGACGTACGACGCCGCAATCATTCTGGGCGTGTTGCTGGTCGCCTTTTCGCTCAGCTACCTGACTTACTACTGCATCGAACGGCCGGCGTTGAAATTGCGCCATCGGCTTCGGGCAGGCGTGCGAGCGGGAGCAACTGAAACGCGCAGCGCTGAAGCGCTGCTCTGA
- a CDS encoding MATE family efflux transporter, translated as MQTATAVKPLWHTYLLFLAPMVLSNFLQSMSGTVNSIYIGQMLGTQALAAVSGMFPIVFFFIALVIGLGAGAGVLIGQAWGAREPHMVKAIAGATLLLGVLIGLVAAVFGSVFARQALSGLGTPADVLDDAVAYAHVMMWILPSLLVFVLFTQLLRGVSDTLSPLLALIVSTSVGLALTPALIRGWFGLPQLGIQSAAYAGLAGNLAAMAWLAWRLIRKGHPLAPDREFFAALRLNGAILGKVLRIGLPTGVQMIVLSLSELVILALVNQHGSQATAAYGAVTQIVNYVQFPALSIAITASILGAQAIGAGRLERMGPILRTGLLINVCLTGGLIVLGYLLSHWLLGLFLTEDSTRLMAEHLLQIMLWSLLVFGFQAIIGGIMRASGTVLVPVAIAIICVVGVQLPAAYWLDAQYGLPGVWMAFPVAYLGMLILQTLYYKLVWQHQKIERLV; from the coding sequence ATGCAAACCGCCACTGCCGTCAAACCCCTCTGGCACACCTACCTGCTGTTCCTGGCCCCCATGGTGCTGTCCAACTTCCTGCAATCGATGTCGGGCACGGTCAACAGCATCTACATCGGCCAGATGCTCGGTACCCAGGCGCTGGCGGCGGTGTCCGGGATGTTTCCCATCGTGTTCTTTTTCATTGCCCTGGTGATCGGCCTTGGTGCCGGCGCGGGCGTGTTGATCGGTCAGGCGTGGGGCGCGCGCGAACCGCACATGGTCAAGGCAATTGCCGGGGCGACGCTGTTGCTCGGGGTGTTGATCGGTCTGGTGGCGGCGGTGTTCGGCAGTGTGTTTGCGCGCCAGGCGTTGAGCGGGCTGGGGACGCCGGCGGATGTGCTCGACGATGCGGTGGCGTATGCCCATGTGATGATGTGGATTCTGCCGTCGTTGCTGGTGTTCGTGTTGTTCACGCAGTTGCTGCGCGGGGTCAGCGACACGCTGTCGCCGTTGCTGGCGCTGATTGTGTCGACCTCGGTCGGCCTGGCGCTGACGCCGGCGCTGATTCGCGGCTGGTTCGGCCTGCCGCAATTGGGCATTCAGAGTGCGGCGTATGCCGGTCTGGCCGGTAACCTCGCGGCGATGGCGTGGTTGGCGTGGCGGTTGATTCGCAAGGGCCATCCGCTGGCGCCGGACCGCGAGTTCTTTGCCGCACTGCGACTCAACGGAGCGATTCTCGGCAAGGTGTTGCGCATCGGCCTGCCGACCGGGGTGCAGATGATTGTGCTGTCGTTGTCGGAGCTGGTGATTCTCGCGCTGGTCAACCAGCACGGCTCGCAAGCGACGGCGGCGTATGGTGCGGTGACACAGATCGTCAACTACGTGCAGTTCCCGGCGTTGTCGATTGCGATCACCGCGTCGATCCTTGGCGCGCAAGCCATCGGTGCCGGACGCCTGGAACGCATGGGACCGATTCTGCGCACCGGGCTATTGATCAACGTGTGCCTGACCGGCGGTCTGATCGTGCTGGGCTATCTGCTCTCGCATTGGCTGCTCGGGCTGTTCCTCACCGAGGACTCGACCCGGTTGATGGCCGAGCATCTGCTGCAAATCATGTTGTGGAGCCTGTTGGTGTTCGGTTTCCAGGCGATCATCGGCGGGATCATGCGTGCCAGCGGTACGGTGCTGGTGCCGGTGGCCATCGCGATTATCTGCGTGGTCGGCGTGCAATTGCCGGCGGCCTACTGGCTGGATGCGCAATATGGTTTGCCGGGTGTGTGGATGGCGTTTCCGGTGGCGTATCTGGGGATGCTGATCTTGCAGACGCTGTATTACAAACTGGTCTGGCAACACCAGAAGATCGAACGACTGGTGTAG
- a CDS encoding NAD(P)/FAD-dependent oxidoreductase, whose product MENVCGWIAQAGSSPERGRLSGAQKADWLVIGGGITGLSAAHTLAEMHPQARIVVVDRQRAAQGASARNSGFVVAHEHPAHSELMGAPGFAGFEIDTRISRAASEEVRQRIARHGIECDFRDSGYYFAVNDRAKLDQVDAKLATLRALGARAEFLQGAALAQKLGTCHYEAAICCGNGNALLQPAKYVKGLLNALPGSITVYENTDISGLERLSQGRLRANAVEGSIEAKKVLVCLNAFIPRVGIADSATFPMELSASLTRPLTDQEFQAIGAVEPWGVLSTRPLGATVRLTPDRRVMIRNTAEYRTRDLSNSELAVRRQHHVRGLQRRFPFLGEQDIDYSWTGHLSASRSGQAFFDRVEEGVFAVAGCNGSGVARGTLWGRLLAELASGVDSPLLQSVMQRAEPGWLPPRPFFDIGAMLRMRVEAVRARTEI is encoded by the coding sequence ATGGAAAACGTATGTGGCTGGATCGCGCAGGCTGGCAGCTCGCCGGAACGTGGTCGCCTGAGTGGTGCGCAGAAGGCCGACTGGCTGGTAATCGGTGGCGGCATCACCGGCCTCAGCGCCGCGCATACCCTTGCCGAAATGCATCCGCAGGCGCGCATCGTCGTGGTTGATCGGCAGCGGGCGGCGCAAGGCGCATCGGCACGCAACTCGGGATTCGTCGTTGCCCATGAGCATCCGGCGCACAGCGAACTGATGGGCGCGCCTGGCTTCGCCGGGTTTGAAATCGACACGAGAATTTCCCGCGCTGCCAGCGAGGAAGTGCGCCAACGCATCGCCCGCCACGGCATCGAATGCGACTTTCGCGACAGCGGTTATTACTTTGCCGTCAACGATCGGGCCAAGCTCGACCAGGTCGACGCCAAACTGGCGACCCTGCGCGCCCTCGGCGCCCGTGCGGAATTTCTGCAAGGCGCGGCATTGGCGCAAAAGCTCGGCACTTGCCACTACGAGGCGGCGATCTGCTGTGGCAATGGCAACGCGTTGTTGCAGCCAGCCAAGTACGTGAAGGGCTTGCTCAATGCCTTGCCGGGCAGCATCACCGTGTACGAAAACACCGACATCAGCGGTCTTGAACGCCTGAGCCAGGGGCGTCTGCGCGCCAATGCCGTAGAGGGCAGCATCGAAGCGAAAAAAGTCCTGGTGTGCCTCAACGCTTTTATTCCCCGGGTCGGAATCGCTGACAGCGCCACGTTCCCGATGGAACTGAGTGCCAGCCTGACGCGGCCCCTCACCGATCAGGAGTTCCAGGCCATCGGCGCCGTCGAGCCTTGGGGCGTGCTGTCGACGCGGCCGCTCGGGGCCACGGTGCGGTTGACCCCGGATCGTCGGGTGATGATCCGCAACACCGCCGAATACCGTACGCGCGATCTCTCCAACAGCGAACTGGCGGTGCGCCGTCAACACCACGTTCGCGGCTTGCAGCGACGTTTTCCGTTCCTCGGCGAACAAGACATCGACTACTCCTGGACCGGTCACTTGAGCGCGAGCCGCAGCGGCCAGGCGTTTTTCGATCGGGTCGAGGAGGGCGTGTTTGCCGTGGCCGGCTGCAATGGTTCCGGCGTTGCGCGCGGCACGTTGTGGGGCCGCCTGTTGGCGGAGCTGGCGTCGGGCGTCGACTCGCCACTGTTGCAATCAGTGATGCAGCGGGCCGAACCGGGCTGGCTGCCGCCACGTCCTTTTTTCGATATCGGTGCCATGCTTCGCATGCGCGTGGAGGCGGTCAGGGCCAGAACAGAAATCTGA